The genomic window ACCAAATTTATCAGTTTTATGTAAATGCCCTGGTTCTTCATTGTATTTGATGATTTCCCAATCTTTATAATAATTTATTAATTCACTAGGTGCTAAGAAACTATTAAAAGGTAAAATTTCATAAGGAGTATCATCTGTTTCAACTGCACAAACAATTAAATTGTAACCACTAACATTAGTATGATTTTGCATATCCTCAATAATCTTAGCGATTTTATTTCTCTGTAAAAACATCAATACCACGGTTGAAATAATTATATCGTAATTTTCTGTCAAAGCCTGATCATTAATGTCATAGATTGCTGTTTTTATCTGCTTAAAATCAGCTGATTTTTTTACTATTTCAATGGCATTAATATGTTGAGGATTGATATCCATTGCAGTCACAGCATAACCTTGTAATGCCAAAAAAAAACTATTACGACCCCTGCCTGATCCCAAATCTAATACTTTACATGGTTTGGTAATTTGTGAAAGAACACAAACTTCTGAATGTGGAAGTGTAAGGCCATTTCTTTTATAAAAAAGTGCTTCTTCGCGGCAATAAAAAGAGAGTTGACACTCAATATCATCACTAACAGATGCTATTTTATGCCACATTTGAGGCTGAATTTGAATTGGTTGACATTTTACATCAAAATGTTGCTGCTGCTCATTACCATTCTCATCAAATATGACAAACTGCAAACTGCCTCGATATATCGTCAATTGAGCCCATATACCCTCTTGGGTATTATGCCGTTCCATTAGTCCTAAAGGGATTGTGGCCTTATTCCAAATAGTAAATTGTTTGTAACAAATAAGCTTGTTCATAATCATCTCTTAATAAGTTGCATTTAAAATGCATTTTAATTTTTTTTTCTATATCGGTAAATTACGCTAACAAATAAAATTGAATATATTTATTCTTAATTATTTTTGCTAAACAATTAGTTTGCTGTCCTCTCTTAGATAAAAAAACTGGATAAGACGCTAATCGTTATTAGAAAGTAAATTACTAGTTAGTAGACTACAAAAGAAACGGCTACCATTTGTAGCCGCTTTAGATGATATGCCAAAACAAATAAATTTTTAATACTAAGTAAATTCAAGTTTTAAGCCAATACTTTATCATGGCGTAATAAACTTAAGGATAAATCAAAAATCATAACTGACAGAAACCTTCAAAATACGCGGTGTACCCTGAAAAATATAAGTACCATAGTCTTCAACGCCAGACCAATATTTTTCATTAGTTAAGTTATCAATACCAACCCGCCAAACCATCTCATTTTGATTATGATTAACTTGCATATTGTAACGCATTGCCAAATCCAAAGTGGTATAGCTAGCAAGTTTTCTACTATTTTCTATATTTACATATTGGGAACCAGTATGATTTATCCGCATGATTGCCGTTAAACCGTCTATTGATTGAATATCATATTCAGCGCCTATAACCATGTTAAAACGCGGTACTCCAATCGCATCATTACCATCATTGACTCTATCTTGTGTCTTTGTTAACACTGGAGCTAACCAAGTTGCACTAGTATTCAATCGCAAACCTAATACCGGTTCACCAAATATGTTTAATTCTATACCTCGATTACGTTGTTGACCTGCAAGGCTATAACGTTTTGTGACACTATCCAAAAGTGCAGACGGTTTTTTAATTTCAAATAATGCTAATGTGCCGCCGATCCGGTCAAAATCCATTTTCATCCCTATCTCATTTTGCTGGGAATAGGCAATACCTGTACTTTGACCATAATTTGATGCGTCCTTTGGTGCTATGCTTCCCGGTTGCAAGGCTTCAGTATGATTGGCATATAAAGCAACTTGCTGCCATGGTTTGTAAACTAACCCATAGGTAGGCATCCAATGGCTCTTGCTATACCGTGCATCACGTTCTTCAGCACCGGTTTCATTATTATAATTACGAACCTCAACTTTCTGATGACGTGCAGCTATCAATAATTGTAATTTATTATCAAAGGCACTCAATGTATCACTTAATAACCAACCCTGAGTAAAGGCACGACCAGTTGTTAATGGATCAGAATAGTTACCACCAAAAATGGTATTATCCGGCATAGCAACATCATGAGTATGATAAATATTGGTAATAGGATCATTAGTAGACCTTCGCCATGCCATCCTATTACGTTTATTTTGTGCAGAATATCCCATATTCAAGCGATGAGTGATAAAGCCGGTTGCAAGCTGCCCCCTTACGCCTGCCATAGCACTAAACGAATCAGTAAAAAGTTTGGTATCAAGCCGGCTTACTGTTGCATCACCTTTGCGATTTAATATTTTCGGTGAGCTATAGGTACCTATTTCTTGGCTACGTTGACCACCCGCCCCAGCATACATTATCCAATTATCAGCTAGATCATATTCAGCTCGTACCAGACCAAACTGGTTTTCTATATTACTATAACCCCACTTTTGACTATAATTGTGTCTGTTCTTGGGTACTAGTGGGATAAAATCGACGCCACTAATATTCACTCCCATGGTACCACCGTGAAAAGTTTTCTTTTGATAACCGAAATCCAATGAACTTCTAACTCGATTACTATGATAATCCAAAGCAAGCGTGGCTAACGTGGTTCGGCGTTTATCATTTTTTACCGCAGTTTCTCCCTCGCGGTGAACTAAATTGAAACGCGCACCAAACTGATTATCTTCACCAAAACGGCGCCCAACATCTAATATTCCACCTACTTGTGATAGTGAAGTGTAGTCTAAACCTAAACGGGTAATAGGTATATCTTCAGCTCGTTTGGGTTCAAGGTTAATAATACCACCGACGCCAGAAGAAGCGGCACCATTGACTAATGCGTTAGCACCCTTGAAAATTTCCACCCGCTCGATCATTGCGGTATCCACCATCTGACGAGGTAGAATGCCAGGCAATCCACCGAGTGTCATATCATCACCATCTAACTTAAAGCCTCTAATACGATAAGTTTCGGCAAAATTACCAAATCCTTGTACACTCTGAACTCCAGCATCGTTATTGACGACCTCAGCAACAGTTTTTGCCTGTTGATCGCTGACCATTTTCGCCGTATAACCAATGACATTAAATGGAACATCCATGGCATTTTGCTCGCCCAACATACCAAGACGACCACCATGTGCAATATGGCCATCTAGATAGGCTGGCACGAGTGAATCTCCGCCAGATTGAAAGTCATTTTGTGACTTTGCATGCACGACAATTGTATCTTGTTGATTTTTTGTATTATTGATTTCAGCAGTTGCTGTTTGCGCTGTAGTACTCATTGTTAGCATCAATAACGAGCCACAAAATGGTACCCTCATATATTTGATATTTTTCATATTTTATTCAAACAAAAGACTGGTGTTGTAAATAATGACCGACTGGAAAGTTAATTTTCTATAAATCAGCAAAAACTGAACTGAGCAAAAAAGCAGCCAATACTCATTCATACCAATGATGTATTGGAAATAACTTGCCAATATTGGGTCATGATAAAAAAACAGAAACCCTATATAGTAAAAATTATATTTTTTACTATATAGTTACTTATGCGAACTCTTTACGTTTAACGTTTTACCTAAAACGATATATATTCCCTGTCAAATATAGAAAAGCTATCGCTGAAATAGGAATTCCTGCAAGCGCAAATGAGAATTATACTCATTTGATTGAGGTAATCAACAATCTATATAAAATATTAATAACGAAATAAATGTATATTTAGCGTAAGTAATTAGCTAAAACATTTTTTATTTATAAAATTCAATCTATTAACCATTGCTCGTTTAATTAAAATTAATTGATTTAGGGTGTGTTGATATATTTTAAGCATCACCTACTTCAAGATTTAATATAATAAAATAACAAATAAACAAAAATATATAAAAACTTAACTAATATAAAATAGCTTTAATAAAAAACCACTAGTATTAACCAGTGGCTATTAATAAAAATGCTTTTCAATGATAAATTATTGTCTAATCCATTGATTACCATCAGAAACAAACATTAATTTTTCAGATTTATTTATTCTAAGCTGCTTATTATCAAAATAGAGGGTTGAAGAATAGCTAGCATCAGATTTAATATATATTGATTTAAATTTATATTTTCTTGCATCCGGAAAATTAATTTTAGGTGCCCAACTTCCATCATAAGTTTCTATAGCAATTAAAGCATTATAATTTAAAGCGGCAGCTACTTCTTCCACCAAAATATTTTGACTATTCTTTATAGTAACTTTATGGATATTAGGAGGAATAGAGCCATTAAGATTACTAATAGTGTTAATACATTCTCCATCATTACATGCTGCATGAACGACAAATATATTATTACAGTTACCACTAGTGTAAGTACGTTGTTTAGCTAGAATGCGATTATCGCCTAAAGGATTGCGAAACATAGAAGCTTGGGCACCGATATCATAACAAGATTTTAATTGATTATGACCATGAGAATATTCGTCTACAAAACCTTTTGAATTATTTAATTTGCCATAATTATTTGGGACTTCAACAATACCAATCGTAGTTGATTTTCCATCCATTAAATCAGTAATCAAACCAGTAACTAAATTTCCATCTTTACTAACATCCAGTCGATACAAATGCCCGGCTTTCCATTGAATAATAACCTCACACTGTACGCCTGAATCAGCATAATAAAAAAAACGACAATTGCCACTTCGCCACCCTTTAGCTTGTTTAATTGAATAATTAAATGCATGAACGCCATTTTGTCTATTTTGTAATCCAATAAAACCAGTATCTCCATTTATAAAATTAAATTGATTCGCCCAATAATAATTTGATCTCGAGCCGCCATCATTATTAACTTGTAGGAAAAAAGATATTTTATTGAATGCAGCATTGTCAGGCCATTTATGTTGAATTGTTACAATATCACCGACTACAACCGCATTAGATAAACTACTCCATAAAAATATCAAAAATAATAAATAAATTTTCTTCATATAGTTATTCCTATTTATTTTATATTATTTATTAAATGATAAAACAATTGAGTTTTATTTAGTTATCATCCACCAAAAAAATATTTTATAAAAAATTAAAATAATATATTTTTGCTATTGCAAAACAAATTAAAATTATAAAATAATTATATTTAAAATTAAGTTTTATTGACTAGATAGTACTAATTTTAGCAAAATGTAATTATGTTTTAGTTACAATTAATATTTAGGATGAATTATACTACAACCCATTTTTTCAACTAATTTTCCTGGTTTTGATTTTATTGCTTGCTGAATATTTTCTGGTAACCCACTCCAAATAATTAACCCAGTTCTCTGTTCAATTTCTTTTACTGTGACTTGATATTGACAAAAACTCCCACTCTGTGGCGTACTTTGTTCCATAATAAATGCAGCATAAGAAGATTTTTCAGGACTGTCATTTATATATGTCACTTTCCAGTATCCACTAGGGATAAGATGTTTTTTGTCGCTATTAGGTAGCTTACCAATATTTTTTTCATATAAAGGACCTGTTACTGAAAATACCTTATTACCTGCTCTGGCGAGAGCTCTTTCTTGATCTTCTAAACGCGCCCATACGCCTTGATTAAGTTCTGCGACTTGTGGGGTGATATTAGATAAATAATTAAGTGCTGGCCAGTCCGCTAAACCTGCCAAAGAAGCTAATGGCGCCTGATGTCCTCTATCCACTTTTAATGCTTTATTGGCACCAATATAATCCGCTGGAGATAAAGTTTCATCATTACTTAAATTAGGATCTTTTTTCCAATTTCTATCCTTACCGCTGCCTAAGCTATCCATCGTTATTAAGTAGGCAACCCAATTTGCAAATTTAGTATTACTATTATTATTTAGCGTGTAGACTACACGTTGTATCGTGGTATTACTTCCTCCTAATGGACAACCTATTCCACAATTTTGTCTAACTTGAGGCGTAATTTTTTCAATAGGCTTAACAGATGCTGGTTCATGTCGAACAATATTACAACCAGAAATAAGTAAAAATAAAAAAATAAATGGTAAAAATATTTTCATATGATAATTTCTCATCTTAATAGTCAATTTTTTCAAATAAATTTTACTATAATATTTAAACCAACAAACAAGCTATTTGACAACAAGATAAAAGAGCAAAAATAAATATAAAATACAATAAATACTCTTATATAAATAAAATTTACAGTATTTCACAAATGTTATTGCAATGTTGAAAAAGATAGCGCACAATTAATCGTCATTTTCACTTATCATTGGAGGATAATTTTATGACAGGGTTATTGAAAATTTTAGCTATTATCATCTCTATTTTTAACATTAATTGTGGCTATGCTACAACTGATATATTAAATGACAATATAAAAGGCACAGATATAAATACCAACATAGGTTTAAACCCACCTTTTGAAAAAATATTTACAAATATCATTGATGCCACGATAGAAATCAAGAATAACGTTCCTCAGTTATCTAACTGAATTAGACATACCTCTTCAGTAAGAAGAG from Arsenophonus sp. aPb includes these protein-coding regions:
- a CDS encoding DNA/RNA non-specific endonuclease, with the translated sequence MKIFLPFIFLFLLISGCNIVRHEPASVKPIEKITPQVRQNCGIGCPLGGSNTTIQRVVYTLNNNSNTKFANWVAYLITMDSLGSGKDRNWKKDPNLSNDETLSPADYIGANKALKVDRGHQAPLASLAGLADWPALNYLSNITPQVAELNQGVWARLEDQERALARAGNKVFSVTGPLYEKNIGKLPNSDKKHLIPSGYWKVTYINDSPEKSSYAAFIMEQSTPQSGSFCQYQVTVKEIEQRTGLIIWSGLPENIQQAIKSKPGKLVEKMGCSIIHPKY
- the tehB gene encoding SAM-dependent methyltransferase TehB, which codes for MNKLICYKQFTIWNKATIPLGLMERHNTQEGIWAQLTIYRGSLQFVIFDENGNEQQQHFDVKCQPIQIQPQMWHKIASVSDDIECQLSFYCREEALFYKRNGLTLPHSEVCVLSQITKPCKVLDLGSGRGRNSFFLALQGYAVTAMDINPQHINAIEIVKKSADFKQIKTAIYDINDQALTENYDIIISTVVLMFLQRNKIAKIIEDMQNHTNVSGYNLIVCAVETDDTPYEILPFNSFLAPSELINYYKDWEIIKYNEEPGHLHKTDKFGNRIKLNFATLIARKKRLNKV
- a CDS encoding TonB-dependent siderophore receptor, producing MKNIKYMRVPFCGSLLMLTMSTTAQTATAEINNTKNQQDTIVVHAKSQNDFQSGGDSLVPAYLDGHIAHGGRLGMLGEQNAMDVPFNVIGYTAKMVSDQQAKTVAEVVNNDAGVQSVQGFGNFAETYRIRGFKLDGDDMTLGGLPGILPRQMVDTAMIERVEIFKGANALVNGAASSGVGGIINLEPKRAEDIPITRLGLDYTSLSQVGGILDVGRRFGEDNQFGARFNLVHREGETAVKNDKRRTTLATLALDYHSNRVRSSLDFGYQKKTFHGGTMGVNISGVDFIPLVPKNRHNYSQKWGYSNIENQFGLVRAEYDLADNWIMYAGAGGQRSQEIGTYSSPKILNRKGDATVSRLDTKLFTDSFSAMAGVRGQLATGFITHRLNMGYSAQNKRNRMAWRRSTNDPITNIYHTHDVAMPDNTIFGGNYSDPLTTGRAFTQGWLLSDTLSAFDNKLQLLIAARHQKVEVRNYNNETGAEERDARYSKSHWMPTYGLVYKPWQQVALYANHTEALQPGSIAPKDASNYGQSTGIAYSQQNEIGMKMDFDRIGGTLALFEIKKPSALLDSVTKRYSLAGQQRNRGIELNIFGEPVLGLRLNTSATWLAPVLTKTQDRVNDGNDAIGVPRFNMVIGAEYDIQSIDGLTAIMRINHTGSQYVNIENSRKLASYTTLDLAMRYNMQVNHNQNEMVWRVGIDNLTNEKYWSGVEDYGTYIFQGTPRILKVSVSYDF